CGGGAATGTCTGCCAGCCATTGCTCGGTTTGGAGAAACCTTCGGTGGCGGCGAGTACCTTGTTGCGGCCCTCCTCCGCCCCCTCGGCCACGGCCTGGGCGATATCCGCCGGCAGTTGCGCGGGGTCGAAGGGTTTGCCGGTGCCCACGCCGATCTGCGCGAACCGCGCCAGGCGCTCCCGCTCCTGCGGGTTCCAGGCGTGCCAGGTGGACAGCGCGTTGAAATCGACGAAGACGTTCTGCGCCGGCCCCTGCTTGGTCGGCTGGTAGGGCGGCACGTCCATCTTGTGCGGCAGCAGGGTCGGCTGGGTGCTGCGCAGCGTGTAGCCCTCCATCACCGCCTTGGCGGCGGCCAGGTCGGCTTCGCCATCCACGGCGGTGCGGCCGAGCAGGAACAGGATGCGGCTGGGCGAGCGGATCACCTTGCCCTGGAAGCCCTCGGGCTGCTTGCCGTCCCAGTCGGGGCCGGCGATCAGGAAACTGCCGGCGGCGCGGCCGGTGGCGCGGGTGCCGATGTAGTCGAGATTGTCGGTGCGCATGTCGATCAGCTGGAAGCTGTAGTAACGCCGGGGCACCGCCGGCACGTCGAGGACCACCGGGTGCTCGCGCAGGTCGAGCAAGGCGTAGGAATAGAGCGTGTCGTTGTTCGGCGAGACCACGGTGCGGTCTTCCGGGCCGAGCAGCGTGGTGCGGTTGTACAGGTGGTTGACCGGCAGCTTGGCGGCGATGGCCTGCAGGGTCTTGCCGTGTTCGGCGGTGGCGTAGGCGAACAGGTAGGCCTGTTCGGCCAGCTCGCGGGCCTGCTGCGGACTCGGCGCAGCCGCCCAGGCGTGGCCGGCGAACAGGGGAAGCAGGGCGAATGCAGGCAGCCAGTGGCGCATGGGGTGTTCCTCGTTGTTCTTGTTGGAATGGCATGGGCCGGCCAGGCGAACGCCGGAACCCGATGTCCGGCCAGAGTGCGCTACGCGGCGGCACCGGGGGTTAGCGCCAGCGGACAAAAAACGATCACGGCGCCGGAGGACCACCCAGTCCGGCGTTGAGCGCATGCCGGCTGGCATGCCTTGTAAAAAATGCCATCCCCATGACGCGGGGGATGGCGCAGGAGCCCCGGCCACGTCCGGCCGGGGAAGGAGCAGAGATCTACTTGGCCCAACGACGCAGGTCGGATGGCGTGTAGTCGCTGATCTTCGCGTGCTGCCCGGTCTTCAGGCCGGTGCTCTCCTCGTTCATCAGGCCGTTGACGAAGTAGCGCCCGCTGATCAGGTCATAGGCCGCGGCCAGGGCTTCGAAGGTGAATTGCTTGTCGTAGTACGGCATGGCGTGGGACTGGTAGTTGCGCCACAGCTCGCCACGGCTGTCGTACAGCTCGCCGAGGAGGATGTTCCAGCTGTCCTCGTCGAGGTAGTAGCGGCGCTTGCTGTAGACGTGGCGCGCGCCGGGCTTGAGGGTCGCTTCCACGACCCACACGCGGTGCTTCTCGAAGCGTGCGAGGTCGGGGTTGATATGGCCGGTCGTGAGGATGTCGGCGTACTTCACCGAGCGGTCGTACAGGCGGAAGCTGTTGTAGGGCACGAACAGCTCCTGCTTGCCCACCAGCTTCCAGTCGTAGCGGTCCGGCGCACCGTTGAAGCCGTCGAGGCTGTCGGCGGTGATCATGCCGTCGCTGTAGCGCGCGCTGTTGTCGTAGGCGACCAGCGGGGCGCGGCGCACCCGGCGCTGGCCGGGGATGTACTGCCAGGCCGCGCGCGGCTCGGCCACCTGGTCCATCGGCTCGTGGGTCAGCACCGCCTCGCCGGACAGCCGCGCCGGCGCCAGCACGCGGGTCTTGAACAGGTACAGCAGGTTGGCGCCCTGCGGCAGGTCGTCGACGGTCTCGGCGTAGTTCATGTCGGTCTGCGAGCGGACCAGGCTGTAGACGCCGTTCTCCTTCACGTTGGCCGAGCTGAAGGTGCGCTCGATACTGCCGCCGCGGTAGCGGGTGATATGGTTCCAGATCGCCTCGACACCCTCCTTCGGCAGCGGGAAGGGCACGCCACGCTGGTAGTTCAGCACGCCGTTGCCGCCGTCGGCGAGCTTGGCCTTGCTGGCATTGTCGCGGGTCGCGGCATTGATCTCCTCGGGCAGCCGCGCGCTGCGGTGGCTGGGGTAGACATTGATCTTGTAGGTGTTCGGATAACGCTTGAGCATCGCCTGCTCGCCGGGGCTGAGCCACTGGCTGTACTGCCCGGCGTTGGCCGGGGTGATGGTGAACAGCGGCTTTTCGGCGGCGTAGGGATCGGCATAGCCACCCTTGGCGTCGACCTGCCCGGCGTCGGGTTTCAGGCCGCCGTCCCAGGCGGGGATGCTGCCGTCGGCGTTGCCGGCCTTCTCGGCGCCGACCGGGGTCAGGCGGTTGCCGAGATCGGCCACGGTGTCGGCGTGGGCGCAGAACGCCAGGCCCAAGGCCAGTGCCAGGGCGGAGATTTTCGCAAGTTGCATGGGGCGGTTCCTCAGAAGTCGACCTTGGCGCTGACGCTGTAGAAGTCGCGGTCGTCGAGCGTGCTGTACGTGTTGGAGCCGAAGAAGCTGTTGTATCCGAACTCCAGGCTGTAATCGTTCAGGTAGTTGAAGGCCAGCGACAGGCCGGCGGCCATCTGCCCTTCCTGGAACGGCCCGCCCGGATCGTAGGAGTAGCCCTCCACGTCGTGGCGGAAGTTCAGGCTGGGCAGCATGTTCACCCCCGGCAGCACGTCGCTGTATTCCAGGCCGGCGCGCAGGCGATAGCCCCAGGACCAGGGCGTGGTGAAGCCGTCGTCGGTGCAGTAGCGGTTGGTCACGCCGCTGGCCACGGTGTTGCATTTCGAACCATTGAGCGGCGCGCTGCGGCCGAAGGCGGAGTTGCGCCCCAGGCGCTCGTCGCCGACATCGCCCACGTGCACCACGCCGGCCTCGCCCAGCAAGGTCAGGCGCGTGGCGCCGAGCACATGGTCGATGATCTGGGTGGCCGAGGCAGTCATCTGCCACACCGGCTTGCGCTCCCAGCCGTCCAGGGTCTGGCCGGTGGTGGAGGCGTTGGCCGGCACATCGGTGATCGACGAACTGCCGCCAGGACCGCTGATCATCGCCACGTTCATGTCCGGTCCGTTGAGCGCCACCGGCATGTTCGGCCGGTAGCTCAGCTCCGCCGCCAGCGAGGTGCCCCAGCCGGGCAGCGCACCGTTGATGCTCAGGCCGTAGAGGTTGATGTTCTCCGGGAACGCCGCCGCATAAACCGGCCCCTGTACGCGACCGAGCGGGAAGCTGCCGGGTTTGCTGACATCCCGCGCGGTGAGCGCCAGGTACGGCAGGCGCGCGTGATAGTTCACGTAGTAGAAGGCTGCCTCGGCGTCATTCAGCGAGCTGATCAGCGTGCGCAGGGCGACGCCCCACTGGCCCTGGTCGGAGGGGTCCTGGTCGGCGCCGTGGGCCACGTACAGGCCGCTGGCCTGCATCTGCGCGTCGGTCTGCACCTGGCTCAGGTACAGCGGGCCGCAGCCGGGCTGAATGGCGTCGCTGGAGGCGAAGAAGGTGCCGCAGCCGTCCAGCACGCTGGGGCGCCAGTTGTACTGGTAGAAGCCTTCGAGGTTGACCTTGTCGGTCAGGCCGAGGTTGAACGAGAGCATCTCCACCGGCAGTTGGCCTTCCTTGATGTCCACGCCGGGCTTGTTGAAGGCGCTGTAGTCCAGCGGGTTGATCACGTTGATGCCGTTCTGGATCAGGATCGCCTCGCCCCAGGACAGCACCTGCTTGCCGAGCTTCAGGTTCAGCGGATGTTCGTCGACGTCGAAGTCCTTCCACACGTAGGCGTCGAGCGTATCGAAACCGTGGAAGCGCGCCAGGGTCGGCCAGCCGTCGTCATCGAAGTCCTTGAAGCGGCCGTCGCCAGTCTCGTAGGCGTGGTCGTACCAGTACTTGAAGCGGACGAAGGCACCCTGCCCCTGGCCGTCCAGGCTGAAGTCGGTGAGGCCCTTGAACATCTGCGAGATGGGGTCGCCCTTCTTGAAGTTCAGGCGGTTGTCGTCGGCGCTGATGCTGGTGCCGTCGGCGTTGCCGATGTGCTGGGCCTGCATCGCGTTGGCGTGGGTCATCAGATGGCGGTCGGGGTCCTGCGCCGACCAACTGGCGCCCAGGCTCAAGGTGGTCTTGGTCGACAGGCTCCAGTCGTCGTTCAACTCGAAGGTGGTGGCGTGCGCCGGCAAGGCGCCAGCGACCGCCAGGGCGAGCAGAAGCGGTCGGGCAGTGCAGTGCTGGCGTCGCCCCCTGGACACACGGGGGGCGAGGGCCGGATGGATTCTTGTCATTATGGGCTCCGGATGGGTTGTACCGCGGGCCAACCTTGACGGCAGCGCGCGCGGCGAGCACAAGCCGGGAACGACAAATTTCGATCATGCCTGGCATTGGCCCAGGCGGAACTGCTTGGGCGTGACGCCGAAGCGTTTGCGGAAGGCGCGAATGAAGTTGCCGCTCTGGCGATAGCCGATGCGCTCGGCGATGCGCTCGATGGGCTGGTCGGAGGCGCGCAGCCAGATGCGCGCCAGGCTCAGGCCATCGCCCTCCCCGGCATCCCGCGCGCCACGCCATTGCTGGCGCAGGCTGTGGTAGAGGAACTCGTTGGCGCCCGGCAGCGGCGTGGCCAGCAACGCCGTGGGCAGCAGCAGGAACGGCGATGGCGCGACACGCCAGGGCACGCCCCAGCCAGCCAGCGTCTCGCCGCAGTGCTGGTGTGGCGCGATGCCCGCTTCGATGAAGGTCGCCGCCGGCTGGGCAATGCGCCGGGCGATGTTGCGGATCAGCGTCAGCACGGCGGCGTCGAGGCCGAAGTGGTGCAGGTCGTCACGCATCAGCCGCAGGCCCAGGCGCGTCACCGCCCCCTCGTCGAGCAAGCGCGCCTCCACGCAGTTGGTCACGCTCGGCAGGTGCTCGCAGAAGGCCGCGAGGCTGGCACCCAGGTCCGGTGCCGAATCCAGCAGGATATTGAGCCCTTGCAGGCAGTGGGTCGCCATGCCATTGACCAGCTCGCAACCAAAGCGCGGATTGCCGCTGGCGCGCTCACACTCGCGCCACAGCCGCTCCACCTGCTCGGCGGGAATGCAGGCGCGATGGTCCTCCAGCTGCGCCTCGGCGATGCCGGCCCGCAGGCGCAGCTCGGCGGCGCTCAGCCCGAGGCGAGCGGCATGCAGCAGGATGGTGCTGGCAAAGGCACTGGATGCGAAAAGCAGCGGCGACATGGCGGATTTCCCTCCGGCAAACGGGTTTACTAGACCAGCTCCTTCTGCTATCCATCAAATTCATTTAACTCAACATTTCTATGCATTGGATGCATGATGGAACTCAGACAGCTCCGCCACCTGATCGCCCTCGCCGACCACCAGAACTTCCAGCGCGCCGCCGACGCCATCGGCCTCAGCCAGTCGGCGCTGAGTCGCAGCATCCAGTCGCTGGAACGCGACCTGGACTGCGAGCTGGTGGACCGCCAGAGCCGCGAGTTCCGTCTCACCGGCCAGGGCGAGCTGGTGTTGCAGCACGCCCGCCGGCTACTCGCCGGCACCCACTCGCTGCGCAACGAACTGGAACAGTTCAACGGCCTCAACGCCGGCGAGCTGCGCTTCGGCTGCGGCCCCTACCCCGCACAACTGCTGGTGCCCGAGGCGATGGCCGATTTCATCCGCGCACACCCGGCCATCGACGTCGGCTTCCTGATGGGCGACTGGGAGCAGATGACCCAGTTGCTCAAGGAAGAACAGGTGGAGTTCTTCATCGGCGACGCCCGCAATTTCGCCGGTGACCCGGATTACCGGGTGCGCTGGATGGAGCTCCGCCCCGGTCGCTTCTTCTGCCGCCACGGCCACCCGCTGGCGGCGCGACGGACACTGAAGCTGGCCGACCTGCTCGACTACCCGCGCGTGGGCACGCGCATCCCGCCGCCGCTGCGCAAGGTGCTGGCCGAGGTGATCGGCGAGCGCGACTTCCACATGAACATCGAGTGCGCACAGTTCGCCGCCATCCTGCACATCGTCGCGCGTTCCGACGCGGTGGGCCTGGCGGCGGTGGAGGCGCTGCACGCGCCCGTGCAGCGCGGCGAGGTAGCCTTGCTGAGCATCGCCGATGTTCCCCAGGACCGCCCCGAACTGCGCCTGCATTACGGCATCGTCAGCCGCGCCGACTACGGGCTGTCACCGGCGGCACAGGCGATGATCGAGACGATCCTGGCGGCGGACGAACGCCTGCCGCGCGGCCTGGACAGCACCGGCTGACGATCGCCGGTGCGCAGCGAACGGCAGAACGGCCGCGCCCCCCCGTACCAACGGCAGCCGCGATTGACCGCTACCCCTGTGCCCCCACGTGCTGCGGTGACAAAGCCCGGCCGCCGGCAAATGCCCGTTGCACCTGGCGGATCGCTCGCTCCATCGCCTGCTCGAAGCGGTAGCGGTCCTCCACATACAGGCACAGCTCGATACGTACCGACAGCTCCAGCGGCAGCGGGCTCTGGCGCAACCCGAGGAGCCCGGCGACGCGGCTGGGCAGGGTCAGTCCGTACGGGCGCCGGTCGGCGACCAGGCGCGCCGCCAGGGCGCTCTGCAACGTCAGGGCGATGTTCCGGCGCTGTCCGCGCAGGCCCAGCTCCAGATCGATCGGCGCCAGCCCGTCGCGGCGCTGGGACAGCTGGATCTGCGGCACCCTCAGGTACTCCTCCCACGTACGCGGCGGCTGCGCGAGCGCCTCGCCGTGGGCGAACACGTAATGGTCGCCCAGCAATGGCACCTTGCGCAGGCCGCTCTGGCGGGACAGCGGCTGGTCGATGTCGATCAGCAGGTCGAGTTTGCCACTGGTGAGCTCCTGCAGCGCGTCACGCCGGCGGCTCTGGTAGAAACGCGGCTGCCAGTCGGCGTCCGGGTTTTCCAGCAACGCCTCCAGCAGCGTCGGCTGGAAGGCCTCCGGACAACTGACGCGCAGGACCCGCGCAGCCGGTTGGCCGTGGGCGGCGGGCGTATGGCCGAGGGCTTCACGCAGACTCTCCAGGGCCTCGCGGATCGAGCCGGAAAGCCGGTGTGCCACCAGCGTCGGCGCCACGCCCAGGTGGGTCTTGACGAACAGCGGGTCGTCGCAGAGCTGGCGCAGGCGACGCAGGGCGTTGCTCATCGCCGGCTGGGTCAGGCCCATGACCTCGGCGGCGCGGGTGATGCTGCGCTGGTGATAGATGGCGTCGAAGGCCAGCAGCAGGTTGAGGTCCAGTTGGCGGAGGTCGAGCATGGCGGGTACCGCGGCATACGCTGAAACGGGTCGCCGATGCTAGGGAACGACGCGCGTCGCCGCCCCAGCCGGAAAGGACAATTTCCGATCATCCGTGCCGCCGGCCGACAAGAGGCCTCGTGCCAGGACGTCCCGGACAACGGCGGGCGCCGGCCTGACGCGACCTGGCGAACGGCAACCTCGGAACCGGAAGCGGTCGCCCGGCGCGGCTTGTCGGTGCCGGACGGAATGCGTAAGGTCATCCCGCCTGCCCTGCGGAGCTTCCGTTCGAAATGAGTCCTCTCGCTTCCTCCGTGTCCAACGCCTTCTATGCACCGACGCTGCTGCCGGCGATGGAAGAGTTGCTGTCCCGCGGTGTCGCTGGAGAGGAACTGGAGGCCTGTTTTCGCCGGACCTTGCTGGAGCTGCGCATGCCGCTGGTGCGTGTGCCGCTCTTCCTCTCGCGGCGATTCTGGGACCTGGCCGAAGCGGCCAGCGGCGACGCCGCCATCGGACTGTTCGCCGGCAAGCGCTTCGTCTCCACCCTGACCAACGGGCTGACCTATCTGTTCGATGTCGCGCCGACCCTGGAGTCGGCCTGCACTTATTTCGCCGAGTACTTCCCTTACTTCAACGGCTCGCTGCGTGCCGAGTTGCGCGCGCAGGGCGACAGCATCGCGCTGGTGCTGTCCGAGCGCGGAGCCCTGCTGTCCGGCCGGCAGAGTCGCGAGTACACGGTGGTCGGCGTCTGCAGCCTGCTGAGGCGCAAACTGTTGGCCAGCGGCATCCTCCAGGACCCGCTGCTGGGCATCGATCTCCCCGGCAGCGGGCCTTCGGACCCCGCGCCGTACACGCAGGCGTTGCGCACACCGGTGCACTGGCGCGCGCATGACACCGACGTCGTCATACGGCTGCGGCCGGAGGTCTACCGCCGCCCCTTGTCGCCCCCCAACCCGGAGCTGGAAGCAACCCTGGTCGGGATAGTGGAACAAGCGCGCGGGCAGACGCAGAGAACCCTGCTGGACGAGGCCGCCGACTACATCGCGTGGTCCATGCCGCAGGGCGCCAGCTTCCAGTCCTTCTGCGAAACGCACCATCTGACCGAGCGCACCGCCGCGCGGCGGCTGCTGGGACATGGCTGGCGCTACAGCGAACTGCTCGACGAACAGCGCCGCTACAGGGCGATGGACCTGCTGGAAAACCCTGCGCTGTCATTGGCGGAGATAACCGACCAGCTCGGCTATGGCGACCTGCAGAGTTTCTCCCGGGCGTTCACCCGCTGGTATGGCACCAGCCCTGGCGCCTGGCGCAACGCCCTGCCGCGCTGAGGCAGCCATCCCGGCCTGGCGCGGACGCTCGATCCCCTCTTCACCCACTCGGCTCGACCTGAGGCGAACGGCCGTCGGACCGGGCACTCGCCGATTCCCGCAATGGCGCCACGCCGTACACGGGTCGGCTTGCAAATTACATTAGCGCTAATGTAATTTACTACCAGCGGTTGGAGACGCACGATGAACAGAAAGAACGAACCCGGGCTGGGCGAGCTGCTGCGCTATGTGTCAGAGCTGGTGGAGCTCGGCGCCGAAGAGCGTTACCAGCAGATGGGCCTGAACTATCGAGCGCGCTATACCCCGGTGCTGCGCGCCATCCGGTCGGGCGCGCAAACGGTCACCGAAATCACCGCCCGCACCCACCTGACCCAGGGCGCCATCAGCCAGACCGTCGGCCAGATGGAAGCTGACGGCGTCATTTCCCGACAGCGTGGCGACGATGGCCGCAAGAGCGTCATCCAGCTGACGCCCGCCGGAAAGCGCTTGGTGAGCACACTCAACTCGCACTGGGCCGCGACCTTCGAAGCCATCGAGCAGCTCGAAAACGAGATCGGCCACCCATTGCGCCGCGTACTTGAAGACACAGCGAAAGCCCTCGAAAGGCAGGGCTTCTCGCAGCGCCTGAGCAACGTCATACACGGCCTCGACGCGGGAGTCCCAAGCCATGAATAGTCCGGACATGAAATTGAGGAACTGGTTCGACCAGGGCGGACAGGCCTACGCGCGCTTCCGCCCCGAATACCCGGCGGAACTCGCGGCCTATCTGGCCTCGCTGGCTCCCGACCGGCTGCTCGCGGTCGACGTCGGCTGCGGCAGCGGCCAACTGACCCGCCAACTGGCCGAACACTTCAGCGCGGTGGTCGGGTTCGATCCCAGCCTGGATCAGATCACCCACACGGCGCCACGGGAAAACATCAGCTACGGCTGCGCCCAGGCGGAAGACCTTCCCCTGCTCAGCCGCAGCGCCAGCCTGATCACCGCCGCGCAGGCCGCGCACTGGTTCGACCTGCCCAGGTTCTACGCCGAAGTGCGCCGGGTGGCGAAACCCCATGCGATCCTCGCGCTGATCAGTTATGCCGTACTGCGCCTGGAAGGCGCGCTGGGCGCTCGCTTCGAGCCATTCTACTGGCAGGAGATCGGCCCTTACTGGCCTGCCGAACGCGCGCTGGTGGACAGCGGCTACGCGACCATCGACTTCCCCTTCGACGAACTCAAAGGCCCGGAAATAGCCATCCGCCTGGAGTGGAACCTGGAGGAGTTCCTCGGCTACGTCTCTACCTGGTCGGCAGTGCGCAGCGCCAGGGAAGCCGGACGCGAAGACCTGCTGCGGCGGTTCGCCGCCGAGTTGGCCGAACGCTGGGGAGACCCCGCCACCCGGCACCCCGTCAGTTGGCCCATCAACATGAGGATCGGACGCCTATGAGCCCTCACCAGCCGTTACCGCTCACCGTCGGACTGTCCCGCCGCGAAACCCTGGCCGTGGCTAACCGGCACACATTGCTTTAGCAACAACGACTGGCGAGAGTCGGGGAATGATGATGCGATCGGCTGGGCCCTTCCCCGCGAGCGCGACGGGAACACTCGACGCTCGCCGGGGTTACAATCGCGCCAGCGCCGATTCCCCGGATCGGGCACGCCCGGAGCCAGCTTCAGATGTTCACCCTTGTCAAC
This Pseudomonas sp. ATCC 13867 DNA region includes the following protein-coding sequences:
- a CDS encoding DUF1254 domain-containing protein, whose translation is MRHWLPAFALLPLFAGHAWAAAPSPQQARELAEQAYLFAYATAEHGKTLQAIAAKLPVNHLYNRTTLLGPEDRTVVSPNNDTLYSYALLDLREHPVVLDVPAVPRRYYSFQLIDMRTDNLDYIGTRATGRAAGSFLIAGPDWDGKQPEGFQGKVIRSPSRILFLLGRTAVDGEADLAAAKAVMEGYTLRSTQPTLLPHKMDVPPYQPTKQGPAQNVFVDFNALSTWHAWNPQERERLARFAQIGVGTGKPFDPAQLPADIAQAVAEGAEEGRNKVLAATEGFSKPSNGWQTFPTNVGHYGSDDLTRAAVAWKYLYANDAVEAMYPVTRVDAGGQVLDGGRAYRLRFAPGQLPPVDAFWSVTLYDGKTQMLAANPLNRYTLNSEGGLKKDADGGLTLTIQHAQPTHTDNWLPAPRGPFNLILRMYLPQASALKGDYQPPAVQPVASQE
- a CDS encoding DUF1329 domain-containing protein, producing MQLAKISALALALGLAFCAHADTVADLGNRLTPVGAEKAGNADGSIPAWDGGLKPDAGQVDAKGGYADPYAAEKPLFTITPANAGQYSQWLSPGEQAMLKRYPNTYKINVYPSHRSARLPEEINAATRDNASKAKLADGGNGVLNYQRGVPFPLPKEGVEAIWNHITRYRGGSIERTFSSANVKENGVYSLVRSQTDMNYAETVDDLPQGANLLYLFKTRVLAPARLSGEAVLTHEPMDQVAEPRAAWQYIPGQRRVRRAPLVAYDNSARYSDGMITADSLDGFNGAPDRYDWKLVGKQELFVPYNSFRLYDRSVKYADILTTGHINPDLARFEKHRVWVVEATLKPGARHVYSKRRYYLDEDSWNILLGELYDSRGELWRNYQSHAMPYYDKQFTFEALAAAYDLISGRYFVNGLMNEESTGLKTGQHAKISDYTPSDLRRWAK
- a CDS encoding DUF1302 domain-containing protein; this translates as MTRIHPALAPRVSRGRRQHCTARPLLLALAVAGALPAHATTFELNDDWSLSTKTTLSLGASWSAQDPDRHLMTHANAMQAQHIGNADGTSISADDNRLNFKKGDPISQMFKGLTDFSLDGQGQGAFVRFKYWYDHAYETGDGRFKDFDDDGWPTLARFHGFDTLDAYVWKDFDVDEHPLNLKLGKQVLSWGEAILIQNGINVINPLDYSAFNKPGVDIKEGQLPVEMLSFNLGLTDKVNLEGFYQYNWRPSVLDGCGTFFASSDAIQPGCGPLYLSQVQTDAQMQASGLYVAHGADQDPSDQGQWGVALRTLISSLNDAEAAFYYVNYHARLPYLALTARDVSKPGSFPLGRVQGPVYAAAFPENINLYGLSINGALPGWGTSLAAELSYRPNMPVALNGPDMNVAMISGPGGSSSITDVPANASTTGQTLDGWERKPVWQMTASATQIIDHVLGATRLTLLGEAGVVHVGDVGDERLGRNSAFGRSAPLNGSKCNTVASGVTNRYCTDDGFTTPWSWGYRLRAGLEYSDVLPGVNMLPSLNFRHDVEGYSYDPGGPFQEGQMAAGLSLAFNYLNDYSLEFGYNSFFGSNTYSTLDDRDFYSVSAKVDF
- a CDS encoding AraC family transcriptional regulator ligand-binding domain-containing protein; the encoded protein is MSPLLFASSAFASTILLHAARLGLSAAELRLRAGIAEAQLEDHRACIPAEQVERLWRECERASGNPRFGCELVNGMATHCLQGLNILLDSAPDLGASLAAFCEHLPSVTNCVEARLLDEGAVTRLGLRLMRDDLHHFGLDAAVLTLIRNIARRIAQPAATFIEAGIAPHQHCGETLAGWGVPWRVAPSPFLLLPTALLATPLPGANEFLYHSLRQQWRGARDAGEGDGLSLARIWLRASDQPIERIAERIGYRQSGNFIRAFRKRFGVTPKQFRLGQCQA
- a CDS encoding LysR family transcriptional regulator codes for the protein MMELRQLRHLIALADHQNFQRAADAIGLSQSALSRSIQSLERDLDCELVDRQSREFRLTGQGELVLQHARRLLAGTHSLRNELEQFNGLNAGELRFGCGPYPAQLLVPEAMADFIRAHPAIDVGFLMGDWEQMTQLLKEEQVEFFIGDARNFAGDPDYRVRWMELRPGRFFCRHGHPLAARRTLKLADLLDYPRVGTRIPPPLRKVLAEVIGERDFHMNIECAQFAAILHIVARSDAVGLAAVEALHAPVQRGEVALLSIADVPQDRPELRLHYGIVSRADYGLSPAAQAMIETILAADERLPRGLDSTG
- a CDS encoding LysR family transcriptional regulator produces the protein MLDLRQLDLNLLLAFDAIYHQRSITRAAEVMGLTQPAMSNALRRLRQLCDDPLFVKTHLGVAPTLVAHRLSGSIREALESLREALGHTPAAHGQPAARVLRVSCPEAFQPTLLEALLENPDADWQPRFYQSRRRDALQELTSGKLDLLIDIDQPLSRQSGLRKVPLLGDHYVFAHGEALAQPPRTWEEYLRVPQIQLSQRRDGLAPIDLELGLRGQRRNIALTLQSALAARLVADRRPYGLTLPSRVAGLLGLRQSPLPLELSVRIELCLYVEDRYRFEQAMERAIRQVQRAFAGGRALSPQHVGAQG
- a CDS encoding helix-turn-helix domain-containing protein, translated to MSPLASSVSNAFYAPTLLPAMEELLSRGVAGEELEACFRRTLLELRMPLVRVPLFLSRRFWDLAEAASGDAAIGLFAGKRFVSTLTNGLTYLFDVAPTLESACTYFAEYFPYFNGSLRAELRAQGDSIALVLSERGALLSGRQSREYTVVGVCSLLRRKLLASGILQDPLLGIDLPGSGPSDPAPYTQALRTPVHWRAHDTDVVIRLRPEVYRRPLSPPNPELEATLVGIVEQARGQTQRTLLDEAADYIAWSMPQGASFQSFCETHHLTERTAARRLLGHGWRYSELLDEQRRYRAMDLLENPALSLAEITDQLGYGDLQSFSRAFTRWYGTSPGAWRNALPR
- a CDS encoding MarR family winged helix-turn-helix transcriptional regulator produces the protein MNRKNEPGLGELLRYVSELVELGAEERYQQMGLNYRARYTPVLRAIRSGAQTVTEITARTHLTQGAISQTVGQMEADGVISRQRGDDGRKSVIQLTPAGKRLVSTLNSHWAATFEAIEQLENEIGHPLRRVLEDTAKALERQGFSQRLSNVIHGLDAGVPSHE
- a CDS encoding class I SAM-dependent methyltransferase — its product is MNSPDMKLRNWFDQGGQAYARFRPEYPAELAAYLASLAPDRLLAVDVGCGSGQLTRQLAEHFSAVVGFDPSLDQITHTAPRENISYGCAQAEDLPLLSRSASLITAAQAAHWFDLPRFYAEVRRVAKPHAILALISYAVLRLEGALGARFEPFYWQEIGPYWPAERALVDSGYATIDFPFDELKGPEIAIRLEWNLEEFLGYVSTWSAVRSAREAGREDLLRRFAAELAERWGDPATRHPVSWPINMRIGRL